The following proteins are co-located in the Desulfatitalea tepidiphila genome:
- a CDS encoding radical SAM protein, with translation MDTDTSLEFKKKNSEDDDVKDIVEDIVNSSQTQSADSVIDGAPENSEDPVVNEAFEHLKAIFVRHFHDAMMEAGRYIIEKFYGNDYRVAFAKNKTKDEPASLKALIDKIRMAPKATENGVPSIGWFYNAVNLAAHEEICAQEGLQTFGMLGHSHKLQLLHTPKIKSIQPDEFDEAVKSAFAEKERLAKHAYDNSLSVREFKNYIKEQDSSDGIDITCLPPKPELRKIEPKELLKLWNKASAKYEDGQRQAKVYKEVLASLEMVLNEIGSNPAAGKGRFQDWTESKNNFNICVGCKNDCVYCYMKDMNVGRQKKKQPEDWSNWEIRQQKVDAPQNLRNGLVGFPSSHDIFPEILDPYLFVLGKMLRAGNEVLVVTKPNLACISTICAVSQFFKDKIIFRFTIGAMNDAILKIWEPNAPSYEERKACLECAFKQGFRTSISMEPPLDVPNIPKLIEDVRPFVNNDIWLGTMNHIDSIRKWADESFSKEIERIKNEQSPEILQSIYEKYKDDALIKWKTDAVKIFQGNQNQIEKTKRTQKRGS, from the coding sequence ATGGATACCGACACAAGCCTGGAATTTAAGAAAAAAAACTCTGAAGATGACGATGTAAAAGATATAGTGGAGGATATCGTCAATAGTTCTCAAACCCAATCGGCAGATTCTGTGATCGATGGGGCTCCAGAAAATTCAGAAGATCCTGTTGTTAATGAGGCGTTTGAACATTTAAAAGCTATTTTTGTCCGTCATTTCCACGATGCAATGATGGAAGCCGGTCGATATATCATCGAAAAATTCTACGGAAATGATTATCGAGTCGCGTTTGCCAAAAACAAGACCAAAGACGAACCAGCAAGCCTGAAAGCCCTCATTGACAAAATCAGGATGGCGCCGAAAGCAACCGAAAATGGGGTTCCATCCATTGGGTGGTTTTACAATGCGGTTAACTTGGCGGCTCATGAAGAGATTTGCGCCCAGGAAGGATTACAAACGTTTGGAATGCTTGGCCACAGCCATAAACTCCAGTTGCTTCATACTCCAAAAATCAAATCAATTCAGCCGGATGAGTTCGATGAGGCCGTTAAATCAGCATTTGCAGAAAAAGAGCGGCTCGCCAAACATGCTTACGACAATTCTCTGTCTGTTCGGGAGTTCAAAAATTACATCAAAGAGCAGGATTCCTCAGATGGTATTGACATCACCTGCTTACCGCCAAAACCAGAATTGCGGAAAATCGAGCCAAAGGAATTGTTAAAACTCTGGAATAAGGCCAGTGCGAAATACGAAGACGGGCAACGCCAAGCGAAGGTATACAAAGAGGTGTTGGCGTCCCTTGAAATGGTTTTGAATGAAATCGGAAGCAATCCAGCCGCTGGTAAAGGTCGTTTTCAGGATTGGACTGAATCGAAGAATAATTTCAACATCTGTGTGGGGTGCAAAAACGATTGCGTATATTGTTACATGAAGGACATGAATGTTGGTAGGCAAAAGAAAAAACAACCTGAGGATTGGAGTAATTGGGAAATTCGCCAACAGAAGGTGGACGCTCCCCAGAACCTTAGAAATGGCCTTGTCGGTTTTCCTTCATCTCATGACATTTTTCCAGAAATTCTTGATCCCTATTTGTTTGTATTAGGGAAAATGCTCCGTGCCGGGAATGAAGTCCTGGTCGTCACCAAGCCTAATTTAGCCTGCATCAGTACTATTTGCGCAGTCAGTCAATTTTTCAAGGACAAAATCATTTTCAGATTTACCATCGGAGCCATGAATGATGCCATTTTGAAAATTTGGGAACCAAATGCCCCCAGTTATGAAGAACGCAAGGCATGTTTAGAATGTGCATTCAAACAAGGCTTCCGAACTTCAATTAGCATGGAACCTCCATTAGACGTTCCAAATATCCCCAAGTTGATAGAAGATGTTAGGCCGTTTGTTAATAATGATATTTGGCTCGGGACTATGAATCATATCGATTCGATTAGGAAGTGGGCTGATGAATCGTTTTCAAAGGAAATAGAGAGAATAAAAAACGAACAGTCACCGGAAATACTTCAATCAATTTACGAAAAATATAAGGATGATGCGTTGATCAAATGGAAAACGGACGCAGTGAAAATTTTTCAGGGTAATCAAAATCAGATAGAGAAAACAAAGCGGACACAAAAAAGAGGCTCGTGA
- a CDS encoding AAA family ATPase — MIESVQIAGTATFANTPESLCDLSMFNFVYGANATGKTTISRVIANEANYPSCKITWQGGTKLQPLVYNRDFVETNFNQCAELRGVFTLGEKNIDVINKIAATKIELDTITKKIESLRLGLHGEGGTGGKIGELAALELGLKNKCWSQKQKHDAKLQGAFEGFRNNAEKFKGKVLKEWISNSASVETLAALEKKAETVFGSTPTSERFVPDLTIDVVLSYEKAPILKKRVIGKDDVDIAEMIKKLRNSDWVREGRKFYETNQRVCPFCQQATTDAFSNSLNEYFDEAFETDSKAIEDLVTDYKTASERLQQQISSIIANPSRFLDIEKLKAVKGLLDSTIMVNMQRLLSKKKEPSQVTELESINDIVSKTKEMIEAANVQVSRHNKMVSNLAQERRILSAQVWKYLLEAELKADLESYKVKHDALNKAIEAMNQQILLATNEARNKATEIRELERQTTSIQPTIDGINTLLASFGFQSFSLAKADSGTCYKLFRSDGSDAKETLSEGEKNFVTFLYFYHLMRGSDSESGMTTDRVVVIDDPVSSLDSDILFIVSSLIKNLLNEVRSGRTHVKQVFVLTHNVYFHREVTFNPKRTCAVMKEETFWVVRKSGSISKIEQHKSNPIRTSYELLWAEVRNPDRSNLTIQNTLRRILENYFKILGGVDPDKICGMFEGKEKLICKSLFSWVNDGSHYALDDIYLSIDGMLVETYLNVFKRIFEKSEHSAHYEMMMSRN, encoded by the coding sequence ATGATCGAATCAGTTCAGATTGCAGGCACCGCAACCTTCGCAAACACGCCTGAAAGCCTTTGTGACCTTTCTATGTTCAACTTCGTTTACGGGGCAAATGCAACTGGTAAAACGACTATTAGCAGGGTAATTGCAAATGAAGCCAACTATCCGAGTTGCAAGATCACTTGGCAGGGGGGCACTAAGCTCCAGCCGTTGGTCTATAATCGAGATTTTGTGGAGACGAACTTTAACCAGTGTGCGGAGCTAAGGGGCGTTTTCACGCTTGGCGAAAAAAACATAGATGTAATCAATAAGATCGCCGCTACAAAAATTGAGCTCGATACGATCACGAAAAAAATCGAAAGCCTTAGGTTAGGTTTGCACGGTGAGGGTGGGACGGGCGGTAAAATAGGTGAACTGGCAGCTCTCGAATTAGGGTTAAAAAACAAGTGCTGGTCTCAAAAACAAAAACATGACGCAAAGTTGCAAGGTGCATTCGAAGGTTTTCGAAACAATGCTGAAAAATTCAAGGGAAAGGTTCTCAAAGAGTGGATATCTAATTCTGCATCAGTGGAGACTTTGGCTGCTTTGGAAAAAAAGGCAGAAACGGTCTTCGGCTCCACTCCGACATCGGAGAGATTCGTCCCTGATTTAACGATTGATGTTGTCCTCTCCTATGAGAAAGCTCCGATACTCAAGAAACGCGTGATTGGGAAGGATGACGTTGATATAGCTGAAATGATAAAGAAGTTGAGGAACAGTGACTGGGTTAGGGAAGGTCGTAAATTTTATGAAACAAATCAAAGGGTGTGCCCGTTCTGCCAACAGGCCACGACCGATGCGTTTTCGAATAGCTTGAACGAATATTTTGATGAAGCATTTGAAACGGACAGTAAAGCCATTGAAGATCTCGTCACCGACTATAAGACAGCCTCCGAACGACTTCAGCAACAGATTTCATCTATTATTGCTAATCCAAGCAGATTCCTTGACATTGAAAAACTTAAGGCAGTAAAGGGACTCCTCGATTCTACAATCATGGTCAATATGCAACGCCTATTGTCAAAGAAAAAAGAGCCGAGTCAGGTAACGGAGTTAGAATCCATCAATGATATTGTATCAAAAACAAAAGAGATGATAGAAGCAGCTAACGTTCAGGTTAGCAGGCACAACAAGATGGTTTCAAACCTTGCCCAAGAACGTAGGATCTTAAGTGCACAAGTATGGAAGTATCTGCTCGAAGCAGAACTGAAGGCGGACTTGGAATCCTACAAAGTAAAACATGACGCCTTAAACAAAGCTATCGAAGCGATGAATCAACAAATTTTATTGGCAACCAATGAAGCGAGGAATAAGGCAACCGAGATTAGAGAACTCGAGCGACAAACGACAAGTATTCAGCCAACCATAGATGGTATTAACACCCTTCTGGCTTCATTTGGTTTCCAAAGTTTTTCGCTTGCTAAGGCCGATAGCGGGACGTGTTATAAGTTGTTTCGATCTGATGGTTCCGATGCAAAGGAGACTTTGAGCGAAGGAGAAAAAAACTTTGTAACTTTCCTCTACTTTTATCACCTGATGAGAGGGAGTGATTCAGAGAGTGGAATGACTACAGACCGCGTTGTTGTCATTGATGACCCTGTTTCTAGTCTCGACAGCGACATTCTTTTTATCGTAAGCAGTTTGATCAAAAACTTGCTTAATGAGGTTCGGTCAGGAAGAACTCATGTTAAGCAGGTTTTCGTTCTGACTCATAATGTTTACTTTCACAGAGAAGTCACTTTCAATCCTAAGAGAACCTGCGCAGTTATGAAGGAAGAGACATTCTGGGTCGTTCGAAAATCGGGCTCGATATCCAAGATAGAGCAACACAAATCGAACCCAATTAGGACTTCTTACGAATTGCTTTGGGCTGAGGTTAGAAACCCAGATCGCTCGAACCTCACAATACAGAACACCCTCAGGAGAATTCTCGAAAACTATTTCAAGATCTTAGGCGGTGTTGATCCCGACAAAATTTGTGGAATGTTTGAAGGGAAGGAAAAATTGATCTGTAAATCTCTATTTTCATGGGTTAACGACGGTTCCCATTACGCCCTTGACGATATTTACCTATCAATAGACGGCATGTTAGTCGAGACTTATCTAAATGTCTTTAAGCGAATTTTTGAGAAGTCTGAACATTCTGCTCATTATGAAATGATGATGTCAAGGAATTAG
- a CDS encoding type I restriction enzyme HsdR N-terminal domain-containing protein, with protein sequence MSENYKQIINSEKWNEICFLLSENIRQTLPEKDFENQVVRAIEVLGWKEFRNEIERQPSIQLGREGTLRPDLIIYGKNKKCLIVVEVKRPLEDIKRDYIIGQLRSYMRQMKSDFGFLIGPDLRVFYDGPLNPHSDPILLEKIDFEKQSEDGIKFVSIFNKSGLESNEYDEYLNNKLHKFNKKQQVRAVTQQLISFELKQRVVGFLRNEFPDTDDETFSEALQQVYITISKKEEIGQKIPLNTTGGARTRESTKKITRSQPQNTILKSSEDSPASHKIATTPFESRLLIRLKHIYGVLYFMKQGSDFPTATHQTLKLFPEVQDYQTISDKCARGFAGDVDTFISWFNSGQMLNKLQLKFNLSDHDYNIFKELLG encoded by the coding sequence ATGTCCGAAAATTATAAGCAAATCATAAATTCTGAAAAATGGAACGAGATTTGTTTTCTGCTGTCCGAGAATATCAGGCAAACTTTACCTGAAAAGGATTTTGAAAACCAGGTGGTTAGAGCCATTGAGGTTTTAGGATGGAAGGAGTTTAGGAATGAAATTGAAAGACAGCCATCCATACAACTTGGTCGTGAAGGCACACTTCGACCGGATTTAATAATTTATGGCAAAAATAAAAAATGTTTGATTGTTGTGGAAGTAAAAAGGCCTTTAGAGGACATAAAACGCGATTACATAATTGGTCAACTGCGTTCCTATATGAGACAAATGAAATCCGATTTCGGGTTTTTAATTGGACCCGATTTACGAGTTTTTTATGATGGACCACTGAACCCTCACTCCGATCCAATATTGTTAGAAAAAATTGATTTTGAAAAACAATCAGAAGATGGAATAAAGTTTGTAAGTATTTTTAATAAAAGCGGCCTTGAGTCGAATGAATATGATGAATACTTGAACAACAAACTTCACAAATTCAATAAAAAACAACAAGTGCGTGCAGTTACTCAGCAATTGATTTCATTCGAATTAAAACAGAGAGTTGTAGGATTTTTGAGAAACGAATTTCCGGACACCGATGACGAGACTTTTTCAGAGGCACTCCAACAGGTTTACATCACAATTTCAAAAAAAGAGGAAATAGGACAAAAAATTCCCTTAAATACAACAGGTGGTGCACGAACAAGGGAATCAACAAAAAAAATTACTCGCTCTCAACCTCAAAACACTATTTTGAAATCCTCTGAAGATTCTCCAGCTTCACACAAAATCGCAACCACACCATTTGAAAGCCGTCTGCTAATTCGCTTGAAGCACATATACGGTGTCCTGTATTTTATGAAACAAGGCTCAGATTTCCCTACGGCAACTCACCAGACGCTAAAGTTGTTCCCAGAGGTTCAGGATTACCAGACGATTTCAGACAAGTGCGCGAGAGGTTTTGCAGGTGATGTTGACACCTTTATCTCATGGTTCAATTCAGGGCAAATGCTGAATAAGCTTCAATTGAAATTTAATCTTTCCGATCATGATTATAATATATTCAAGGAATTGCTTGGCTAA
- a CDS encoding M23 family metallopeptidase — MKIKYLACSLIVIAIVTCYQLPQAYSKSWFRRLENKIEKHVPSPKKITKSINKIGKGLGNTFAGAALTVADIATLKNPKENFKKATNGTKDIFIGSGEAVKNTLEITVHGGVAVVDGTVQHLEIDVMPHLEEALCMGNENCINGGVIVNDDGEVVFTDSNGKEVEKPEPSNEERVSSSNLIDQKKETFFQDIEVVLNWNDYWPGVDNNFQIAPPNGTGKIRNDDKGYGFQFAPRYREKRYDHNGVDYKAKTGDPAYAPVPGKIVRISNAYEEKICYDPDYMKTEAFRLEQSLKLKCIVIANNKNNQYEAKVMYVSPHNDLKVGDTVEAHQFIGTVQSQDRPHIHLEIRDPNKKPLIIPVKRNESHPENFG; from the coding sequence ATGAAAATTAAATATCTCGCTTGCAGTTTGATAGTTATAGCAATTGTTACTTGTTATCAATTACCGCAAGCCTATTCAAAAAGCTGGTTTCGACGTCTTGAGAATAAAATTGAGAAGCACGTTCCATCTCCAAAAAAAATTACGAAATCTATAAATAAAATTGGGAAAGGTTTAGGAAACACTTTTGCAGGTGCCGCTTTAACTGTTGCTGATATAGCTACTTTAAAAAATCCTAAAGAAAACTTTAAGAAAGCGACCAATGGGACAAAAGATATTTTTATAGGTTCTGGAGAGGCTGTTAAGAATACTTTAGAAATTACAGTACATGGGGGAGTAGCAGTTGTAGATGGAACAGTGCAGCATCTTGAAATAGACGTAATGCCACACCTTGAAGAAGCCTTATGTATGGGTAATGAAAATTGTATAAATGGTGGTGTAATTGTTAATGATGATGGCGAAGTTGTGTTTACAGATTCTAATGGTAAGGAAGTTGAAAAACCTGAACCCTCGAATGAAGAAAGAGTTTCATCAAGCAATTTAATAGATCAGAAAAAGGAAACATTTTTTCAAGATATCGAGGTTGTATTAAATTGGAATGATTATTGGCCAGGTGTTGATAATAATTTTCAAATAGCCCCACCTAATGGCACGGGTAAAATTCGCAATGATGATAAAGGATATGGCTTTCAATTTGCACCAAGATACAGAGAGAAAAGATATGATCATAATGGAGTAGATTATAAAGCTAAAACAGGAGATCCTGCGTATGCTCCTGTTCCCGGAAAAATCGTTCGAATCTCAAACGCGTACGAAGAAAAAATTTGTTATGATCCTGATTATATGAAAACTGAGGCATTCCGGTTAGAACAATCATTAAAATTGAAATGTATTGTTATTGCAAACAATAAAAACAACCAATATGAAGCGAAGGTAATGTATGTGTCGCCTCATAATGATTTAAAAGTGGGGGATACCGTTGAGGCCCATCAGTTTATTGGAACTGTTCAGAGCCAAGATCGACCACATATTCATTTAGAAATACGTGATCCTAACAAAAAACCTCTTATAATTCCTGTAAAAAGAAATGAATCCCATCCAGAAAATTTCGGTTAG